Proteins encoded together in one Styela clava chromosome 12, kaStyClav1.hap1.2, whole genome shotgun sequence window:
- the LOC120329674 gene encoding AKT-interacting protein-like isoform X2 yields MTDLLHDIISMYYHSRCNIIYITLSYICIMATPPRKVLPPQPMQNINNPTHQTYGPFFLEYSLMAEYNLLRKQNLPGIYVIPSARSPLVWFGVIFIRHGLYQDGIFKFCVLIPANYPDGDCPRIVFVNPPFHPLIDPKSFELDVKRAFPKWKRNVNHIWNVLLFLRRIFFKIDTQLPLNTKAAALYESELTAYKARVVESIDASKLHLYDPPKTDDPYELRFIHHEEKLHASRKISMLKTINEPKV; encoded by the exons ATGACAGACCTGCTGCACGACATTATTTCCATGTATTATCATTCTagatgtaatataatatatattactttatcATATATTTGCATCATGGCCACTCCGCCTCGTAAAGTATTACCTCCACAGCCCATGCAAAACATCAACAATCCAACACATCAAACATATGGACCTTTCTTTCTGGAATATTCGTTAATGGCAGAATA TAATCTgctaagaaaacaaaatctacCAGGAATATACGTTATACCATCTGCGAGATCTCCTCTAG TTTGGTTTGGAGTAATTTTCATACGGCATGGTTTATACCAggatggaatattcaaattctgTGTACTGATACCAGCTAACTATCCAGATGGTGACTGCCCG cGCATCGTCTTCGTCAATCCACCGTTTCATCCACTCATTGATCCAAAATCATTTGAACTTGATGTGAAACGTGCTTTTCCAAAATGGAa GCGAAATGTCAACCACATTTGGAATGTTCTTCTTTTCCTTCGtcgtatattttttaaaatcgatACACAACTTCCTTTAAATACTAAAGCAGCAGCATT atatgaAAGTGAACTTACTGCTTATAAAGCCAGGGTAGTTGAAAGTATTGATGCcagtaaattacatttatatGATCCACCCAAGACAGATGATCCATATGAATTAAG GTTTATACATCACGAAGAAAAATTACATGCAAGTCGGAAAATATCGATGTTAAAAACCATCAATGAACCCAAGGTTTAG
- the LOC120330362 gene encoding uncharacterized protein LOC120330362, protein MGASSSSSKKLNEEQQKRKRLLQQRKVTNDILEKLARSLPQVPNQLGKTLRLDSEVIKELEWKGNLSYLEKWKLWKKDDATIGNLITLLKDNGIKEDVWECLFNISREPKNATTAMELTDTVLMGNSLNHYEFSRKPSTACRVSPLHLPNEVFPDPSLQQTTTSARIWHRDITTASRRNSTQNGVRQTSLHQRLDQYPQESLLEDILRNHDRRSSDRDCSLADSKSPLPKESSLHASVGNSQY, encoded by the exons ATGGGAGCATCGTCTTCTAGTTCCAAGAAATTAAACGAAGAACAGCAGAAACGAAAAAGACTGTTACAGCAACGTAAAGTAACTaatgatattttagaaaaattggCAAGAAGTTTACCGCAAGTACCGAATCAACTTGGAAAAACTTTAAG GCTCGACTCCGAAGTCATAAAAGAATTGGAATGGAAAGGAAATCTTTCCTATCTTGAGAAATGGAAATTATGGAAGAAGGATGATGCGACAATAGGAAATCTTATTACTTTACTCAAAGATAATGGAATCAA AGAAGATGTGTGGGAATGCTTATTCAATATCAGTCGAGAGCCCAAGAATGCAACTACAGCAATGGAATTGACAGATACAGTTTTAATGGGAAATTCTCTCAACCATTATGAATTCTCCAGGAAACCAAGCACTGCTTGCAGAGTATCACCTCTTCACCTCCCAA ATGAAGTGTTCCCCGATCCATCCCTGCAACAGACAACGACCTCAGCAAGAATCTGGCACAGAGATATCACTACAGCAAGTAGAAGAAACTCAACACAAAACGGTGTCAGACAAACTTCTCTTCATCAGCGATTAGATCAATATCCGCAAGAGAGTCTCTTAGAAGATATTTTAAGAAATCATGACAGACGTTCTTCCGATAGAG ACTGTTCATTGGCCGACTCAAAATCACCTCTACCAAAAGAATCAAGTCTTCATGCGAGTGTGGGAAACTCTCAATATTAG
- the LOC120329673 gene encoding ferroportin-like, translated as MMNKSKLIYVSHFLSAWGDRMWNFAVAIFLMDLASESLLLPAVFGLTLSGSVLMFGPLVGEWIDRSPRLRAAQTSLITQNSTVAACAIILLVQKIAHIESNAFLLFVKISAVFLGAIARLASVASSIIVQKDWIVVIAGGDETFLTSLNAMLRRIDLCTKFLAPLVCGQLITLVSLTFGCAFVAGWNLVSMFVEYILLRIVYDHTPALALKVKKSRKSKRSDDASNNPMLVDSPDADVGEDCTVKDELPLQEIDNVSKETLVESPTANKESDKNDSAKNENNQQLQTSIWRKIFSFLLIIPKGWKQYMSQSVAKAGIGLACLYMTVLGLDAITISYAYNQCFSELLVGILLAVSGLTGIVATFIFTPLSAKIGIIKAGLLSSVAQILTLIPCVMSVFAPGSPFFLLPQNKALETTATPTFTPYNTIDENITISNNHSSINDGVFLKCMDGIDPPPSYLSLTMLTAGIVLARIGLWGFDLAVTQLFQQHVPEQERGVVGGVQSSLNYLMDLMHFILVIALPQPDKFGILVILSAIFVTAGHFLFALFAHKELGGFLCC; from the coding sequence ATGATGAACAAATCGAAGCTGATTTACGTCAGTCATTTTCTATCGGCATGGGGGGACCGGATGTGGAATTTTGCAGTTGCAATTTTTCTCATGGATCTAGCATCCGAATCTTTACTTTTGCCAGCTGTATTTGGCTTAACACTATCGGGTTCTGTTCTCATGTTTGGGCCGTTGGTCGGGGAATGGATTGATCGATCTCCTCGTTTACGTGCAGCACAGACGTCTTTGATCACACAGAACAGCACAGTTGCAGCGTGCGCTATCATTCTTCTGGTGCAGAAAATCGCCCATATAGAAAGTAATGCATTCCTTCTTTTTGTGAAGATAAGTGCAGTATTCCTGGGTGCAATTGCAAGACTTGCAAGTGTGGCTTCATCCATTATAGTCCAGAAAGATTGGATTGTGGTTATCGCAGGTGGAGATGAAACATTTTTAACATCATTAAATGCAATGTTGAGGCGAATTGATTTGTGTACAAAATTTCTGGCACCTCTTGTCTGTGGACAACTTATTACTCTTGTTTCATTGACATTTGGATGTGCATTTGTGGCTGGATGGAACCTTGTTTCAATGTTTGTGGAGTATATTTTATTACGCATTGTATATGATCACACCCCAGCTCTTGCACTCAAGGTGAAGAAATCAAGAAAGTCTAAGAGGTCTGACGATGCTTCGAATAATCCAATGCTTGTTGATTCTCCAGATGCTGACGTGGGGGAAGATTGCACAGTGAAGGATGAATTACCACTTCAAGAAATAGATAATGTGTCAAAAGAAACTCTGGTTGAATCCCCAACTGCGAACAAAGAATCTGATAAAAATGACAgtgcaaaaaatgaaaataatcagCAATTACAGACATCTATTTGGAGAAAAATTTTCTCTTTTCTTTTGATCATTCCCAAAGGTTGGAAGCAATATATGTCTCAATCAGTTGCCAAAGCTGGAATAGGTTTGGCATGTCTTTACATGACTGTACTGGGACTAGATGCCATCACAATTTCATATGCTTACAACCAATGCTTCAGTGAGCTCTTGGTTGGCATACTTCTTGCAGTAAGTGGTCTGACAGGAATAGTTGCCACTTTCATATTCACACCACTGAGTGCTAAAATTGGGATAATCAAAGCAGGATTATTATCATCGGTTGCCCAAATCTTAACTTTAATACCTTGTGTGATGTCTGTATTTGCACCAGGTAGTCCCTTTTTTCTTTTACCTCAAAATAAAGCACTAGAAACAACTGCCACACCCACATTCACACCATATAACACAATTGATGAAAATATCACCATTTCAAACAATCATTCCTCTATAAATGATGGtgtatttttgaaatgtatGGATGGTATTGATCCTCCTCCGTCCTATCTTTCCCTAACGATGCTTACTGCAGGCATAGTGCTTGCACGAATTGGTCTTTGGGGATTTGATTTGGCTGTGACACAACTCTTTCAACAACATGTTCCAGAACAAGAGAGAGGAGTTGTTGGTGGAGTACAAAGTTCCTTAAATTATTTGATGGATcttatgcattttattttagtaattgCTCTTCCACAGCCAGACAAGTTTGGTATTTTAGTGATTTTGTCAGCCATTTTTGTGACAGCAGgtcattttttatttgcattgtTTGCTCATAAAGAATTAGGGGGATTTTTATGTTGTTAA
- the LOC120329674 gene encoding AKT-interacting protein-like isoform X1, which produces MTDLLHDIISMYYHSRCNIIYITLSYICIMATPPRKVLPPQPMQNINNPTHQTYGPFFLEYSLMAEYNLLRKQNLPGIYVIPSARSPLVWFGVIFIRHGLYQDGIFKFCVLIPANYPDGDCPRIVFVNPPFHPLIDPKSFELDVKRAFPKWKRNVNHIWNVLLFLRRIFFKIDTQLPLNTKAAALYESELTAYKARVVESIDASKLHLYDPPKTDDPYELRFIHHEEKLHASRKISMLKTINEPKAESNENQRRGYSWVAQGSPVPFSKIQKTQEAAS; this is translated from the exons ATGACAGACCTGCTGCACGACATTATTTCCATGTATTATCATTCTagatgtaatataatatatattactttatcATATATTTGCATCATGGCCACTCCGCCTCGTAAAGTATTACCTCCACAGCCCATGCAAAACATCAACAATCCAACACATCAAACATATGGACCTTTCTTTCTGGAATATTCGTTAATGGCAGAATA TAATCTgctaagaaaacaaaatctacCAGGAATATACGTTATACCATCTGCGAGATCTCCTCTAG TTTGGTTTGGAGTAATTTTCATACGGCATGGTTTATACCAggatggaatattcaaattctgTGTACTGATACCAGCTAACTATCCAGATGGTGACTGCCCG cGCATCGTCTTCGTCAATCCACCGTTTCATCCACTCATTGATCCAAAATCATTTGAACTTGATGTGAAACGTGCTTTTCCAAAATGGAa GCGAAATGTCAACCACATTTGGAATGTTCTTCTTTTCCTTCGtcgtatattttttaaaatcgatACACAACTTCCTTTAAATACTAAAGCAGCAGCATT atatgaAAGTGAACTTACTGCTTATAAAGCCAGGGTAGTTGAAAGTATTGATGCcagtaaattacatttatatGATCCACCCAAGACAGATGATCCATATGAATTAAG GTTTATACATCACGAAGAAAAATTACATGCAAGTCGGAAAATATCGATGTTAAAAACCATCAATGAACCCAAG GCTGAATCCAATGAAAATCAACGTCGTGGATATTCATGGGTTGCTCAGGGAAGTCCTGTTCCATTCAGTAAGATTCAAAAGACTCAGGAGGCCGCATCGTAG